A genomic stretch from Plasmodium reichenowi strain SY57 chromosome 4, whole genome shotgun sequence includes:
- a CDS encoding hypothetical protein (conserved Plasmodium protein, unknown function) yields the protein MSMFKGMSIKSSERKNKIINETNVTDNNNNNNKRYELNELDVININNNEKKNDLYDDKKKIKKYLNHMNNNNIKNNINNNNTLSCVNNSNIYICNNYVNKESSIQNENSIFYKNNSVHNDHKYVTDTNISNYDEFNELIKPISSTNNNNNNNSILHDTNILYNEHNNNLLTSHVLLSSTEPEQVRSKIEQGPLINEYNIKNNHNVDYYCNTPFDDELDKLHNFLKNFQKILFHNGDNLKLKNDMLEKLYENKLSKKMLIILSFFIYHSYIYIRLSNFKIEYNCDEIIYKLICYVNSIRKDRKRYKDEEKICIIDEKLDIADIIQNKIFKYNFLLEQLEEHINQLFEKKKIIHQNNNILTHYVICLLKIIIRNIYENRRYEKKYKMDFFENKKKHIQNDQDEVFNREKNIVQEEEKFIKQKEELQEQMRNINDNIKDTNMKYETQIQQIDEEIISIDKHIKELEQKIEQKKNEKKQAQIKKNKLQIEQTKQLNELIDKQSDINTSFQLIQNSFDILNKEKQEIICIKENIDKQLNNLKTIYQNCNENKNSTQVFLNKLKNNLILVCKNKADTIIYPSTEDVQQVYHNNENNQNISNNNNKDLINITQNDKLFMNNNKTNNNNNNNNNNNVNNNYNAQNAKYLKKIFFLKKELFDMAKNINNIKEKKKKLVIDINQLNCDVDNINIKKENLKNKKKILLKSKMLNEVKNTINEFDELLLSENNNLKLLENFKQDMNELKTKHIMLKDKKEKLKRKLYSLENKLLKSEICFVKISQNIKYDQTVQEQRNEQDEKKEKHQIIQENINYESIQNNVHDINNANEEKLIDDIFIFSDESDNYKDDIINLNMNEIIQELKDEEKSYNEEGTSQTDNSDKETEQMDNNVEETSQMDNCEEETSENDKNKDADIQNDKNKDADIQNDKNKDADIQNDKNKDADIQNDKNKDADMQNDKNKDADIQNDKNKVADMQNDKNKDADMQNDKNKDADIQNDKNKDADIQNDKNKDEDIQNDKNKDEDIQNDKNKDEDIQNDKNKDLKEYMENNEQNMNQSDNNALTNSSYEIKKKDDVINKEEDDIMNDEIPNSNYINELHIILKELKIEENKMLENIIERYKIIYGMNKEVDYNMLEEDVSNFHNSITHEENMLKNKKLALLRKKRNILKVYYSYSSDNSEDDE from the coding sequence atgtcaATGTTTAAAGGTATGTCCATAAAATCATCTGAAAggaaaaacaaaataataaatgaaacAAATGTTAcagataataataataataataataaaagatatgAATTAAACGAATTAGACGTAatcaatataaataataatgagaaaaaaaatgatctttatgatgataagaaaaaaattaaaaaatatttaaatcatatgaataataataatataaaaaataatattaataataataatacattgTCGTGTGtaaataattcaaatatatacatatgtaataattatgttaaTAAGGAAAGTTCAATTCAAAATGAAAACtccatattttataaaaataattctgTTCATAATGATCATAAATATGTAACTGATACAAATATTAGTAATTATGATGAATTTAATGAATTAATAAAACCAATAAGTTCcactaataataataataataataactCTATTTTACATgatacaaatattttatacaatgaacataataataacttGTTAACTAGCCATGTGCTTTTATCATCTACGGAACCTGAACAAGTCAGGTCGAAAATAGAACAAGGTCctttaataaatgaatataatataaaaaataatcataatgttgattattattgtaataCACCTTTTGATGATGAATTAGATAAATTACacaattttttaaaaaattttcaaaaaatacTTTTTCATAATGGAGACAATctaaaattaaaaaatgacatgttagaaaaattatacgaaaataaattaagtaaaaaaatgttaatcattctttctttttttatatatcattcatatatttatataaggctatctaattttaaaatagaatataattgtgatgaaattatatataaattaatatgttATGTAAATAGCATAAGAAAGGAtagaaaaagatataaagatgaagaaaaaatatgtataattgATGAAAAATTAGATATTGCTgatataatacaaaataaaatatttaaatataatttcttaTTAGAACAACTGGAAGAACATATAAATCAGTTgtttgaaaaaaaaaaaattattcatcaaaataataatattttaacaCATTATGTAATTTGTCTTttgaaaattattatacgtaacatatatgaaaatagaagatatgaaaaaaaatacaaaatggacttttttgaaaataaaaaaaaacatatacaAAATGATCAAGATGAAGTTTTTAATAGAGAGAAAAATATTGTAcaagaagaagaaaaattcATAAAACAAAAGGAAGAATTACAAGAACAAAtgagaaatataaatgataatataaaagacacaaatatgaaatatgaAACTCAAATACAACAAATTGATGAAGAAATTATTTCTATCgataaacatattaaagaattagaacaaaaaattgaacaaaaaaaaaatgaaaaaaaacaagcacaaattaaaaaaaataaattacaaATAGAACAAACCAAACAATTAAATGAACTTATAGATAAACAATCCGATATAAATACATCCTTTCAATTAATACAAAACTcatttgatatattaaataaagaaaaacaaGAAATCATATGCATTAAGGAAAACATAGATAAACAATTAAACAATTTGAAAACTATATATCAAAATtgtaatgaaaataaaaattcaactcaagtttttttaaacaaaCTGAAGAATAATTTGATACTTGTATGTAAGAATAAAGCAGATACTATAATCTACCCAAGTACAGAGGATGTGCAACAAgtatatcataataatgaGAATAATCAAAACATAagcaataataataacaaagATCTTATTAACATAACACAAAATGATAAGTtatttatgaataataataaaactaataataataataataataataataataataatgtaaataacAATTATAATGCACAAAATGCgaaatatttaaagaaaatattttttttgaaaaaagaattatttgatatggcgaaaaatattaataacataaaagagaaaaaaaaaaaacttgTGATAGATATAAACCAACTTAATTGCGATgttgataatataaatatcaaaaaagaaaacctaaaaaataaaaaaaaaatattacttAAAAGTAAAATGCTAAACGAAGTCAAAAATACAATTAACGAATTTGATGAATTGCTATTATcagaaaataataatttaaaattgtTAGAAAATTTCAAACAGGATATGAATGAATTAAAGACAAAACATATTATgttaaaagataaaaaagaaaaactCAAGAGAAAGTTATATTCGTtggaaaataaattattaaaaagtgaaatatgttttgtaaaaatatcacaaaacataaaatatgatCAAACCGTACAAGAACAAAGGAATGAACAAGatgaaaagaaagaaaaacatcaaataattcaagaaaacataaattatgaaagtattcaaaataatgtacatgatataaataatgcAAACGAAGAGAAACTGATAGAcgatatttttattttttcagATGAATCagataattataaagacgatattataaatttgaACATGAACGAAATTATCCAAGAGCTCaaagatgaagaaaaatCTTATAATGAAGAGGGAACTAGCCAAACGGATAATAGTGATAAAGAAACTGAACAAATGGATAATAATGTAGAAGAAACTAGCCAAATGGATAATTGCGAAGAGGAAACTAGCGAAAATgacaaaaataaagatgCAGATATccaaaatgataaaaataaagatgCAGATATccaaaatgataaaaataaagatgCAGATATccaaaatgataaaaataaagatgCAGATATccaaaatgataaaaataaagatgCAGATATgcaaaatgataaaaataaagatgCAGATATccaaaatgataaaaataaagttGCAGATATgcaaaatgataaaaataaagatgCAGATATgcaaaatgataaaaataaagatgCAGATATccaaaatgataaaaataaagatgCAGATATccaaaatgataaaaataaagatgaagatatccaaaatgataaaaataaagatgaagatatccaaaatgataaaaataaagatgaagatatccaaaatgataaaaacAAGGATTTAAAGGAGTATATGGAAAATAACGAACAAAATATGAATCAAAGTGATAACAATGCATTGACTAATTCAAGctatgaaataaaaaaaaaagatgatgtaataaataaagagGAGGATGATATTATGAATGATGAAATACCTAAtagtaattatataaatgaattacatattatactaaaagaattaaaaatagAAGAGAACAAAATgttagaaaatataattgaAAGATATAAGATAATATATGGTATGAATAAAGAAGTagattataatatgttagAGGAAGATGTGAGTAATTTTCATAATAGTATAACAcatgaagaaaatatgttgaaaaataaaaaactaGCCCTTTTGaggaaaaaaagaaatatattaaaagtgTATTATTCTTATTCGTCTGATAATAGTGAGGACGAcgaataa
- a CDS encoding hypothetical protein (conserved Plasmodium protein, unknown function), with amino-acid sequence MSNNKLKSNTFIKYESKNVEKKNETNSVKKLNSISTIKKKSEDNKLERVTMNESVFNEGDKIMRKKKIVKKPEETYDKRENVTTSVNINEEGKRSIIVRRFTQKNNMNNEELCEQNYNDCNNINKNENNKIDSINNSDSINNNDNINNNDSINNNDNINNNDNINNNDNINNNDNINNNDNINNNDNINNSNRPVVRKVIKRVIRTRVKNKKDETNKILLNDNLNNNQSTNDISCDVINKYGKTQDSDDEILNSIIQKKNELIMDTPTEGNNKELTQKKKKKIIVRKINVSGKNKKNVPDDKNVYAEKYNYSEIYNSDENLFFGNKGNKPNMNLSVFEKKKNHLVEGQNHTEILEDIENKSHDNVIDLKDDKKKIKDYHMNNTTSVKGLNEEIKSIKEDRKHIQFSLDNKIIENNEMKQRNTELLNDNNKIKEINKELLNEKLYLSKEMEILERKLKESNEMYNLLNDKYNILENENKILLDRDNEKELKIQDMHEEKLKLKKIIEENNSLLKKKEEQINEYINEIENYKIVLKNKGEMLLQNSSTMDKNLSSDKNLQKEYVNKLNKENKELIYVFKKQLDLIVILKKQINLLQNNKILNITSNEFKKIMQD; translated from the coding sequence ATGTCGAATAATAAATTGAAGAGTAAtacttttataaaatacGAAAGTAAAAATGTAGAGAAGAAAAATGAGACAAACAGTGTGAAGAAGCTTAACAGTATAAGcacaattaaaaaaaaaagcgAAGATAATAAACTAGAAAGAGTTACAATGAATGAATCTGTATTTAATGAAGGAGATAAAataatgagaaaaaaaaaaattgtgaAGAAACCTGAGGAGACATATGATAAAAGGGAAAATGTGACAACATCggtaaatataaatgaagaagGAAAAAGAAGTATAATTGTAAGAAGATttacacaaaaaaataatatgaataatgaAGAACTATGTGAGCAGAATTATAATgattgtaataatattaataaaaacgagaataataaaatagatagtataaataatagtgatagtataaataataatgataatataaataataatgatagtataaataataatgataatataaataataatgataatataaataataatgataatataaataataatgataacataaataataatgataatataaataataatgacaatataaataatagtaataggCCTGTAGTACGAAAAGTTATAAAAAGGGTAATACGAACAAgagtaaaaaataaaaaagatgagacaaataaaatattattaaacgataatttaaataataatcaatCAACGAATGATATATCGTGTGATgtaattaataaatatggGAAGACACAAGATTCGGATGATGAGATATTAAATTCAATTatacagaaaaaaaatgaactTATTATGGACACACCCACCGaaggaaataataaagaattaactcaaaagaagaagaaaaaaataattgttcgaaaaataaatgttagtgggaaaaataaaaaaaatgtacctgatgataaaaatgtatatgctgagaaatataattacagtgaaatatataattctgatgaaaatttgttttttgGTAATAAAGGGAATAAACCCAATATGAACCTTTCAGTTTTcgaaaagaagaaaaatcATTTAGTAGAGGGGCAAAATCATACAGAGATTTTAGAagatatagaaaataagAGTCATGATAATGTAATAGATTTAAAGGatgataagaaaaaaataaaagattatcatatgaataatacTACTTCTGTAAAAGGCttaaatgaagaaataaaatctataaaagaagatagaaaacatatacaattttctctggataataaaattattgaGAATAACGAAATGAAACAAAGAAATAcagaattattaaatgataataataaaataaaagaaataaacaaagaattattaaacgagaaattatatttatctaaAGAAATGGAAATATTAGAAAGGAAACTAAAGGAATCTAATGAAATGTATAATTTACttaatgataaatataatattttagaaaatgaaaacaaaatattattagatAGAGATAATGAAAAGGAATTAAAAATTCAAGATATGCatgaagaaaaattaaaattaaaaaaaattattgaagaaaataattctttattaaaaaaaaaagaggaacaaattaatgaatatatCAACGAAattgaaaattataaaattgttctaaaaaataaaggaGAAATGTTATTACAAAATAGTTCGACTATGGATAAAAATCTCTCATCTGATAAAAATCTACAAAAAGAATATGtaaacaaattaaataaagaaaataaagaacTAATTTATGTTTTCAAAAAACAATTAGATCTAATAGTCATACTAAAAAAGCAAATCAACCTTTTacaaaataacaaaattttaaatataactTCAAATgaattcaaaaaaattatgcAAGACTGA
- a CDS encoding zinc finger, RAN binding protein, putative — protein MDNHKYIDKSKSGDWICTDENCRNVNFSKRTHCNRCNRVRPKSIGKNTKNIFFKSNDWKCDDCGNINWAKREKCNICSKSRYTKILNEHKNNKEIRTGKGGGHYDIQHNNEKRVHDSEDEEYDEFGRKKKKKIKTENYEKKEKRYSEDSRINNHKDISYKHNNNYKNKNSHKSRSRSRSVSSDIKRKEHIPDRGIEIKKYDKSSKYDGKYDKSSKYDGKYDKSSKYDGKYDKSSKYYDKYDNSNKYYDKYDNSNKYYVKPNKHGKD, from the exons atgGATAATCACAAATATATAG aCAAGTCAAAATCAGGGGATTGGATTTGCACAGATGAAAA CTGTCGAAATGTTAATTTTTCCAAGAGGACACACTGTAATCGATGTAACCGAGTGAGACCCAAGAGTATAG gaaaaaataccaaaaacatttttttcaaatcAAATGACTGGAAATGTGACGACTGTGGTAATATTAACTGGGCCAAGAGagaaaaatgtaatatatgtaGTAAAAGTAGATATACcaaaatattaaatgaacataaaaataataaagaaataagaACAGGAAAAGGTGGAGGACATTATGATATTCAGCACAATAATGAGAAGAGAGTTCACGATTCAGAAGATGAGGAATATGACGAATTTGgacgaaaaaaaaaaaaaaaaatcaaaacag agaattatgaaaaaaaggaaaaacGATATTCAGAAGATAGTCgtataaataatcataaagatatatcatataaacataataataattataaaaataaaaattcaCATAAATCCAGATCCAGATCCAGAAGTGTTTCTTCAGATATTAAAAGGAAGGAACATATTCCCGATCGTGGGattgaaataaaaaagtatGATAAGTCAAGTAAATACGATGGAAAATATGATAAGTCAAGTAAATACGATGGAAAATATGATAAGTCAAGTAAATACGATGGAAAATATGATAAGTCAagtaaatattatgataaatatgataattcaaataaatattatgataaatatgataattcaaataaatattatgttaaACCTAATAAGCATGGAAAGGattaa
- a CDS encoding hypothetical protein (conserved Plasmodium protein, unknown function): MSLLNRKETSLMLNFFLKNVRNIHSFKHKCDIILNKKVIKWRSQKIGLFNKVCQRKSFTSLEYEQRNNKNEKDEEDKKFNGDNNISDNEKYNEDEEDDKYIKSFYEMYDNNKDTYDCPKELMRFIIKEHMNVKIKIKCSSPRNMKKSDIKNIIKNMFEKSNINQQNNINKADIHNGKNEIHNNTNEKNYDIYYLSSNFKNYNYPDRNVLWPNPLVYNHRLQPFILKKEKEQNVNDMNNKKNRNNLNDNFEKDKENIERNKKRLENLWSYSSSYGIDWNTLDELFLNYKTKKNEHQNEWEKYKSNIMMYASKVCKRKLINSRKKLLNELNIDYSNNIYANYDDRSIKNEQINLDEDNTEYNLLLPRSIFRKWTRTLYYYWKDKYMHYYHNTLCDYLKGEIVDLQLLREHNERNLNISNKKMINKHTYNLKPVTGSNLYITRYIKRKNNNEENDDTFDLTGVGENIYNTVKRE; this comes from the exons atgaGTTTATTAAATAGAAAAGAAACCTCTTTAAtgttaaatttttttttaaaaaatgtgagaaatatacattcttttaaacataaatgtgatataatattaaataaaaaggtaATAAAATGGAGAAGTCAGAAAATTGGTTTATTTAATAAGGTGTGTCAAAGAAAGAGTTTTACAAGTTTAGAGTATGAacaaagaaataataaaaatgaaaaagatgaagaagacaaaaaatttaatggtgacaataatattagtgataatgaaaaatataatgaagatgaagaagatgataaatatataaaatctttttatgaaatgtatgataataataaagatacTTATGATTGCCCTAAAGAGTTGATGAGgtttattataaaagaacATATGAATgtaaagataaaaataaaatgttcTAGTCCTCgaaatatgaaaaaatcagatattaagaatattataaaaaatatgtttgaaaaaagtaatataaatcaacagaataatataaacaaagcagatatacataatggaaaaaatgaaatccataataatacaaatgaaaaaaattatgatatatattatttatcgtcaaattttaaaaattataattaccCTGATAGAAATGTTTTATGGCCTAATCCGTTGGTATATAATCATCGTTTGCAACCTTTTATTTTgaagaaagaaaaagaacaaaatgtaaatgatatgaataataagaagaatagaaataatttaaatgacaattttgaaaaagataaagaaaatatagaGAGAAATAAAAAGAGATTAGAAAATTTATGGTCTTATAGTTCTAGCTATGGTATTGATTGGAATACACTAgatgaattatttttaaattataaaacaaaaaaaaatgaacatCAAAATGAATgggaaaaatataaaagtaatatTATGATGTATGCTTCTAAAGTATGTAAAAggaaattaataaatagtagaaaaaaattattaaacgaattaaatattgattattcaaataatatatatgctAACTATGATGATCGTAGTATcaaaaatgaacaaataaatttgGATGAAGATAATACTGAGTATAATTTGTTATTACCTCGATCCATTTTTAGAAAATGGACACGCAC attatactattattggaaagataaatatatgcattattatcataatacCCTTTGTGATTACTTAAAAGGTGAAATTGTAGACCTACAACTTTTACGAGAACACAATGAAAGAAATTTAAACatatcaaataaaaaaatgatcaACAAGCATacttataatttaaaacCAGTAACGGGATctaatttatatattacaagatatataaaaaggaaaaacaac aatgaagaaaatgatgataCATTTGACTTAACGGGAGTCGGcgaaaatatatacaatacAGTTAAAAGagaataa
- a CDS encoding flap endonuclease 1, which produces MGIKGLTKFIADAAPNAIKEIKIESLMGRIIAIDASMSLYQFIIAIRDSEQYGNLTNESGETTSHISGLMSRSIRLMENGLKPIYVFDGAPPELKGSELEKRGEKRQKAEELLKKAKEEGNLEEIKKQSGRTVRVTRKQNEEAKKLLTLMGIPVIEAPCEAESQCAFLTKYNLAHATATEDADALVFGTKILIRNLNANATSNQNKNKNNSKRGYILTEINLEQVLKGLNLTMDEFIDFCILCGCDYCDTIKGIGSKTAYNLIKEYNCIEKIIENIDQNKYQVPSNFRFQEARKSFINPNVLPKEDIKIDWNEPQIEELKHFLIKDYNFNELRVTNYINRLLKARKVTTQRRLDNFFTACTKKSTKLIVEETKKQQTLPARKGKKRPTSGDKNKQKGVKRKIEQANANGDHKMKEENKSVDDEKNEDDIKNMDDIKNMDDIKNMDDIKNEDDIKNEDDIKNMDDIKNMDDIKNMDDIKNMDDEKNMDDKKNMDDIKNLDNFSSNLFDSDKESESGNIIKKEKQNIDDEKINDNISSLFGDHSRIRHTENKDTISDIHNNNNSSSNNNSCNDNNNISNNHFNSVSSNSTFNSSTKLKSDDTLKSNSPLKEDSPNSYNNIKNNYHTININSQINNHKEPISNNNVNNINNSTEIKKKNTLFLLPFCPKDVTNVKKKKYTQRC; this is translated from the coding sequence ATGGGAATCAAAGGATTGACTAAATTCATCGCTGATGCCGCTCCGAATGcaataaaagaaataaaaatagagAGTTTGATGGGAAGGATTATTGCCATCGATGCTTCTATGTCCTTATATCAATTTATCATAGCTATTAGAGATTCTGAACAGTATGGTAATTTAACAAACGAGTCAGGAGAAACGACTTCACATATTTCTGGGTTAATGTCTAGGAGTATACGTTTAATGGAAAATGGATTGAAACCGATTTATGTTTTTGATGGCGCGCCACCTGAATTGAAAGGTTCGGAATTAGAAAAGAGAGGAGAGAAAAGACAGAAAGCTGAAGagttattaaaaaaagcAAAAGAAGAAGGTAATTtagaagaaataaaaaagcAGAGTGGTCGAACAGTACGTGTCACaagaaaacaaaatgaagaagcaaagaaattattaacTTTGATGGGAATACCTGTTATAGAAGCTCCATGTGAAGCTGAATCTCAATGTGCTtttttaacaaaatataatttagCTCATGCAACAGCTACAGAAGATGCTGATGCTTTAGTTTTTGgtacaaaaatattaataagaaATTTAAATGCAAATGCAACATCcaatcaaaataaaaataaaaataatagtaaGAGAGGTTATATATTAACCGAAATAAATTTAGAACAAGTTTTAAAAGGTTTAAATTTAACTATGGATGAATTTATTGATTTCTGTATTTTATGTGGTTGTGATTATTGTGATACCATAAAAGGTATTGGATCAAAAACCGCTTATAATcttataaaagaatataattgtattgaaaaaataatagaaaatattgatcaaaataaatatcaaGTACCATCCAATTTTAGATTTCAAGAAGCTAGAAAATCATTTATAAATCCAAACGTCTTACCAAAAGAAGATATTAAAATTGATTGGAACGAACCACAAATCGAAGAATTAAAACATTTCCTAATTAAAgattataattttaatgaaCTCAGAGTTACcaattatattaatagaTTATTAAAAGCTAGAAAAGTTACAACACAGAGGAGATTAGATAATTTCTTTACTGCATGTACAAAGAAAAGTACTAAATTAATAGTTGAGGAAACCAAGAAGCAACAAACTCTACCAGCACGTAAGGGAAAAAAGAGACCGACCTCCggtgataaaaataagCAAAAGGGTGTCAAGAGAAAAATCGAACAAGCTAACGCAAATGGGGATCATAAAATGAAGgaggaaaataaaagtgtggatgatgaaaaaaatgaggatgacataaaaaatatggatgacataaaaaatatggatgacataaaaaatatggatgacataaaaaatgaggatgacataaaaaatgaggatgacataaaaaatatggatgacataaaaaatatggatgacataaaaaatatggatgacataaaaaatatggatgacgaaaaaaatatggatgacaaaaaaaatatggatgacataaaaaatttgGATAATTTCTCTTCAAACCTTTTTGACAGTGATAAAGAATCCGAATCAggtaatattataaaaaaggaaaaacaaaatatagatgatgaaaaaataaatgataatatatcatcCTTATTTGGTGACCATTCACGAATTCGTCACACCGAAAATAAGGACACTATAAGTgatattcataataataataatagtagtagtaataataatagctgtaatgataataataatattagtaATAACCATTTTAATAGTGTAAGTAGTAATAGCACATTTAATAGTAGCACGAAATTAAAAAGCGACGACACCCTTAAGAGTAATTCACCTCTAAAGGAAGATTCGCCAAatagttataataatattaaaaataattaccatacaattaatattaacagtcaaattaataatcataaagaacctatatctaataataatgtaaataatataaataattctaccgaaattaaaaaaaaaaatactttatttttattacctTTTTGTCCAAAGGATGTTACTAAtgtaaagaaaaagaaatatacTCAAAGATGCTGA